One genomic region from Methanomassiliicoccaceae archaeon encodes:
- a CDS encoding CDP-alcohol phosphatidyltransferase family protein — MVLDGQRDKVDFALTPVARKLIKVNPNYISWAGLILALAAGIMLYYSWNYEYLLLVGALVVIVSGYFDALDGKVAKLAGKASRRGDYLDHVFDRYADVLMIGGVAVSGWCNPYLGILALVGVLLTSYMGTQAQAIGAPRLYSGLLGRADRVVLSTLFPIIQFVMLWAGYGTIEIGTFSITWMEIMILYFAVLGNATAIQRAVITWRAITKEDRKN; from the coding sequence ATGGTTCTAGACGGACAGAGGGACAAGGTCGATTTCGCACTGACGCCGGTCGCGAGAAAGCTGATAAAGGTCAACCCGAACTACATTTCGTGGGCCGGGCTCATTCTGGCACTTGCGGCCGGAATCATGCTTTATTACAGCTGGAACTATGAATATCTGCTTCTTGTCGGAGCCCTGGTCGTAATAGTCTCCGGATACTTCGATGCGCTGGACGGGAAGGTTGCGAAACTTGCCGGCAAGGCCTCCAGGCGCGGAGACTACCTCGACCATGTTTTCGACCGCTATGCCGACGTGCTCATGATAGGCGGTGTGGCCGTAAGCGGATGGTGCAATCCCTATCTGGGGATACTGGCGCTCGTGGGGGTCCTTCTGACCTCGTACATGGGGACCCAGGCCCAGGCGATAGGCGCACCCCGTCTGTACTCCGGACTGCTGGGACGTGCGGACCGTGTCGTGCTTTCCACGCTTTTTCCCATAATACAGTTCGTGATGCTGTGGGCAGGTTACGGTACGATCGAAATCGGAACATTCTCCATAACATGGATGGAGATAATGATACTCTACTTCGCGGTCTTGGGGAACGCAACGGCGATACAGAGGGCGGTCATAACCTGGAGAGCCATAACCAAAGAGGACAGGAAGAACTGA
- a CDS encoding NADP-dependent malic enzyme: MSDKKELSVEEKLAKANKPGEDAKILHKFYGGKIETVPKACVRSYDDFSIWYSPGVAAPCKQIAADPELVYDLTCKWNTVAVVSDGTRVLGLGDIGPEAAMPVMEGKAMLFKYLGGVDCVPICLDTKDPDKIIETVRLIAPSFGGINLEDISNPKCFDILDALREDCKIPVWHDDQQGTATVEVAGAINALKLVGKKLETASFTILGAGAASIAISRLLLNVGVDPKNMCVCDSTGILNNQRTELKGTFRQKWELCEKTNGAGKTGGMKEAIKDADIVVAASKPGPGTIPPEYLDGMADDAIVFATANPTPEIWPWEAKEHGVKVFATGRSDFPNQVNNSMGFPAIFRGVLDVRAKTITDTMCLAAAKELAKFAENSKEGLTAEHIIPSMADSEVFPLEAAAVGMQAQKEGVARLKLSRQELFDRAEFMINRSRGLTAKMMKDGFIKDPSGVVD; this comes from the coding sequence ATGTCAGACAAGAAGGAACTAAGCGTTGAAGAGAAGCTTGCGAAGGCCAACAAGCCCGGAGAGGATGCGAAGATCCTCCACAAGTTCTACGGAGGAAAGATCGAGACGGTACCCAAGGCGTGCGTAAGGTCGTACGACGACTTCTCCATATGGTACTCGCCCGGAGTGGCGGCCCCCTGCAAGCAGATAGCCGCGGACCCGGAGCTGGTCTACGACCTCACATGCAAGTGGAACACCGTAGCGGTGGTATCCGACGGAACCAGGGTGCTGGGGCTCGGAGACATCGGCCCCGAGGCCGCCATGCCCGTGATGGAGGGCAAGGCGATGCTTTTCAAGTACCTGGGAGGCGTGGACTGCGTCCCCATATGTCTGGACACCAAGGACCCCGATAAGATCATCGAGACCGTACGCCTCATCGCGCCTTCGTTCGGAGGCATAAACTTAGAAGACATATCCAACCCCAAGTGCTTCGACATCCTCGACGCGCTCAGGGAGGACTGCAAGATCCCCGTATGGCACGACGACCAGCAGGGGACCGCGACCGTAGAGGTCGCGGGGGCGATAAACGCCCTCAAACTCGTCGGCAAGAAGCTCGAGACCGCAAGCTTCACGATCCTGGGCGCAGGGGCGGCGTCCATTGCGATCTCCAGGCTGCTCCTCAACGTGGGCGTCGATCCGAAGAACATGTGCGTGTGCGATTCGACCGGGATACTGAACAACCAGAGGACCGAGCTCAAGGGGACGTTCAGGCAGAAGTGGGAGCTGTGCGAGAAGACCAACGGCGCCGGCAAGACCGGCGGGATGAAGGAAGCGATCAAGGACGCCGATATAGTCGTAGCCGCGTCCAAGCCCGGGCCCGGGACGATACCGCCCGAGTATCTGGACGGAATGGCGGACGACGCCATCGTCTTCGCAACCGCGAACCCGACCCCGGAGATATGGCCATGGGAGGCGAAGGAGCACGGCGTGAAGGTTTTCGCCACCGGACGTTCCGACTTCCCGAACCAGGTCAACAACTCCATGGGATTCCCTGCGATATTCCGCGGAGTGCTCGACGTGAGGGCGAAGACGATCACCGACACCATGTGCCTAGCGGCGGCCAAGGAACTTGCCAAGTTCGCGGAGAACTCCAAGGAGGGACTGACGGCGGAGCACATCATACCGAGCATGGCGGATTCGGAAGTGTTCCCGCTCGAAGCGGCCGCGGTGGGAATGCAGGCCCAGAAGGAAGGCGTCGCCAGGCTCAAGCTGAGCAGGCAGGAGCTCTTCGACAGGGCGGAGTTCATGATAAACAGGTCCAGGGGCCTGACGGCGAAGATGATGAAGGACGGATTCATCAAGGACCCGTCCGGCGTTGTGGACTAA
- a CDS encoding DNA primase large subunit PriL, whose product MDTVRAARYPFLKDSARLAGDNGADIESLVSSESYSQARSRGLERVLDALERSEVSYRPLMTDFDRLMEVMSYPYARMIVSCINDRFLTKRYALAESVRMNKLLGSDEGPTVAFVANELEVDASVDVDGLRMHFGDYLRFSTRIKSPEWKLINTEVHDGYVVLAQEKFDRVLQNALQDKIEAELPLAVPASFVPHMRADIDHISVILSETKSRYSPTGGGPIDLEHMPPCMRAILAQAHNGMNLPHSARFALVSFLHALGMDSTQILALFAQSPDFDESKSAYQIKHITGELSGTEGYTPPECSTMKTNGVCFNEDNLCRSEHMNHPLTYYRVKSGTSRKQ is encoded by the coding sequence GTGGACACCGTACGCGCCGCCAGATACCCCTTCCTCAAAGACTCGGCCCGCCTGGCCGGGGACAACGGTGCAGATATCGAATCGCTTGTGTCTTCCGAGTCGTATTCCCAGGCCAGGTCGAGAGGCCTCGAGCGCGTTCTCGACGCGCTGGAAAGAAGCGAGGTCTCCTACAGGCCGCTTATGACGGACTTCGACCGCCTGATGGAAGTGATGTCGTATCCTTATGCGAGGATGATAGTCTCATGCATCAACGACCGATTTCTAACAAAACGTTACGCCCTTGCCGAATCCGTGAGGATGAACAAGCTGCTGGGTTCCGACGAGGGCCCGACGGTTGCGTTCGTCGCCAATGAATTGGAGGTCGACGCCTCCGTCGACGTGGACGGCCTGAGGATGCACTTCGGCGACTATCTGAGGTTCTCGACAAGGATAAAAAGCCCCGAATGGAAGCTCATCAACACCGAGGTCCATGACGGATACGTCGTATTGGCCCAGGAGAAATTCGACCGTGTCCTACAGAACGCGCTGCAGGACAAGATCGAGGCCGAGCTTCCTCTGGCCGTCCCCGCATCGTTCGTCCCGCACATGAGGGCGGACATCGACCACATATCCGTCATCTTGTCGGAAACGAAAAGCAGGTACAGCCCCACCGGCGGCGGACCGATAGACCTGGAACATATGCCCCCGTGCATGAGGGCCATACTCGCACAGGCCCATAACGGGATGAACCTCCCGCACAGCGCCAGGTTCGCCCTCGTGTCGTTCCTCCACGCCCTGGGAATGGATTCGACGCAGATCTTGGCCCTGTTCGCCCAGTCACCGGATTTCGACGAGTCCAAGTCGGCGTATCAGATAAAACACATCACGGGCGAGCTGTCCGGGACCGAAGGGTATACTCCCCCGGAATGTTCCACTATGAAGACCAACGGCGTCTGCTTCAACGAGGACAACCTGTGCAGGAGCGAGCACATGAACCATCCGCTTACTTACTACCGCGTAAAATCCGGGACCAGTCGTAAACAGTAA